A region from the Bacteroidota bacterium genome encodes:
- a CDS encoding BamA/TamA family outer membrane protein, whose translation MSDFMAGYGHYHCRVDSITFLSDSVLLWGDEGPISLCGPVSFSAPPAFPPPETGKLVTGSVFSQTVAEAYLIRLLSVATEAGFPFMTFRPEFRFRKVNEDTISVSILIQIEDTSRVRLSGITADGNKEVSTRVIERISRIRDGMVYSPETAAAIRSRLLASELFKSVSEPTFQITGENNYQWYVKVEEKPSSRFDGIIGYSPASPSKPASLNGLIDIRLKNFLGNARRLDLYWSREDKWSQEYRLNLAEPWILGFPIDLKLAAGQLNQDSTFIRQQYSGGIDYFGIDKLSISAGLETGFTTGLSNRLTRQTGPTVLNSRKLVFLTGITYDDRKGKSLVTNGHTVSATLGYGNKQITGPDSVVAVRSVRKSNPWLQVDATLSVWKPVGNQLIWYGSLRANHRSVEEPELSDLIRTGGINTMRGYRENQFLAIRQGILVNELRFPFEEESYLLAFLDAGYLVTPRIEKAGLKPTEMSVIGYGIGLMIRTPVGITRFLFALGKGDTFSTGKIHLGLMNEF comes from the coding sequence TTGTCTGATTTTATGGCCGGATATGGCCATTATCATTGCCGCGTTGATTCGATTACTTTTCTTTCGGACTCGGTGCTGCTTTGGGGTGATGAAGGGCCAATCAGCCTTTGTGGCCCGGTTTCATTTTCTGCGCCACCTGCTTTTCCACCGCCAGAAACCGGTAAATTGGTAACAGGTTCAGTTTTTTCCCAAACGGTAGCCGAGGCCTACCTGATCAGGCTGTTGTCGGTAGCAACCGAAGCAGGCTTTCCCTTCATGACCTTTCGTCCTGAATTCAGGTTTCGGAAGGTCAATGAGGATACCATTTCGGTAAGCATTCTGATCCAGATTGAGGACACCTCAAGGGTTCGTCTGAGCGGCATTACAGCCGACGGAAATAAAGAAGTAAGCACCAGGGTTATAGAACGCATCAGCAGGATAAGGGATGGCATGGTTTATTCGCCCGAAACCGCTGCTGCCATCCGTTCCCGGCTTCTTGCCAGTGAATTATTTAAATCTGTTTCAGAACCAACTTTTCAGATCACAGGCGAGAACAACTATCAATGGTACGTTAAGGTTGAGGAAAAACCGTCCTCCAGATTTGATGGGATCATCGGATACTCGCCTGCAAGCCCATCCAAACCAGCTTCTCTGAATGGATTGATTGATATCCGGCTGAAAAATTTCCTTGGGAACGCCCGTCGGCTTGACTTGTACTGGTCAAGGGAAGACAAATGGTCGCAGGAATACCGGCTCAATCTGGCTGAACCATGGATTCTCGGATTTCCAATCGACCTGAAACTCGCAGCCGGTCAGCTGAATCAGGATTCCACCTTTATCCGCCAGCAATATTCGGGTGGTATCGACTATTTTGGAATCGACAAATTGTCCATTTCGGCCGGACTGGAAACTGGCTTTACCACCGGACTTTCAAATCGCCTGACCAGACAAACAGGCCCAACCGTATTAAACAGCAGAAAACTGGTTTTCCTGACAGGTATCACCTATGATGACCGGAAAGGGAAGTCACTGGTCACCAACGGACACACTGTATCGGCAACCCTGGGTTATGGAAACAAACAAATCACCGGACCGGATAGCGTGGTAGCGGTCCGTTCAGTCAGGAAATCAAACCCGTGGTTACAGGTTGATGCAACGCTGTCAGTCTGGAAACCGGTGGGAAATCAGCTGATCTGGTATGGATCCCTCAGAGCCAATCACCGTTCGGTGGAAGAACCAGAACTATCGGACCTTATACGAACTGGCGGAATCAACACCATGCGAGGCTATCGTGAGAATCAGTTTCTCGCCATCCGGCAGGGAATTCTGGTAAACGAGCTCCGCTTTCCATTCGAAGAAGAAAGCTACCTGCTGGCTTTCCTGGATGCCGGTTACCTGGTGACCCCACGGATTGAAAAAG
- the purD gene encoding phosphoribosylamine--glycine ligase, with translation MKIAIVGSGGREHALGWKLSQSPGCTGLYFLPGNGGTSQLGTNIPVKVNEISRLVETIRDLGIGLVVIGPEEPLVLGLADELRKKGIPAVGPDSWCSQLEGSKSFAKAFMQRHQIPTAGYRIFYHQDRQELERFLHASAYPLVMKADGLAAGKGVIIPTSYEEASEAVRLYFDNRQFGSAGTTLVIEEFMAGEEATLFVLTDGIRWKLLPVAQDHKRIGDGDTGKNTGGMGAYAPAPVVDDHLLKQIEQTIVKPTIEGLASEGHPYNGILYVGLMITPEGPKVVEYNVRFGDPECQVEMMLVESDLLPVMTGIANFSLPDQIQIKPGYASVVVAAAAGYPDEYEKGNRIRFDGADSDHRVIFHAGTQLSDNGVVTSGGRVLNSCAYGPTLEESLKAAYDHLKTVSFEGMHFRHDIGKKGLNRLI, from the coding sequence TTGAAAATTGCAATCGTCGGATCGGGTGGTCGTGAACATGCCCTCGGCTGGAAACTCAGTCAGTCACCGGGATGCACCGGTCTGTATTTTTTACCAGGAAATGGGGGGACCTCACAACTGGGGACCAACATTCCGGTTAAAGTGAACGAAATAAGCAGACTGGTCGAAACCATCAGGGATCTCGGAATCGGTTTGGTTGTAATTGGTCCCGAAGAGCCTCTGGTCCTCGGTCTTGCAGATGAATTGCGGAAAAAGGGAATCCCGGCCGTCGGTCCCGATTCATGGTGTTCTCAGCTTGAAGGTAGTAAATCCTTTGCTAAGGCATTCATGCAGCGACATCAGATTCCCACAGCCGGCTACCGGATTTTTTATCACCAGGACCGGCAGGAACTCGAGCGGTTTTTACATGCCTCTGCCTATCCGCTGGTCATGAAAGCAGATGGTCTTGCCGCGGGCAAGGGAGTGATAATCCCAACCAGTTACGAAGAAGCTTCCGAAGCGGTTAGGCTTTACTTTGATAATCGTCAGTTCGGTTCAGCTGGTACCACCCTTGTGATTGAAGAGTTTATGGCGGGGGAAGAGGCCACTTTATTTGTTCTGACCGATGGAATCCGGTGGAAATTGCTTCCTGTGGCTCAGGACCATAAACGGATTGGCGATGGAGATACAGGCAAAAACACAGGTGGAATGGGAGCCTATGCACCTGCTCCGGTCGTTGATGATCATTTGCTGAAACAGATAGAGCAAACCATCGTGAAGCCTACCATTGAAGGCCTGGCAAGTGAAGGACACCCTTACAATGGAATATTGTATGTCGGGTTGATGATCACGCCGGAGGGACCGAAAGTGGTCGAATACAATGTCCGGTTTGGTGATCCGGAATGCCAGGTTGAAATGATGCTGGTAGAATCTGACCTGTTGCCGGTCATGACCGGAATTGCAAACTTTTCCTTGCCAGATCAGATTCAGATCAAACCTGGCTATGCTTCAGTGGTTGTGGCTGCCGCTGCTGGTTACCCTGATGAGTATGAAAAGGGAAATCGTATCAGGTTCGATGGGGCAGATTCTGACCATCGGGTTATCTTTCACGCAGGTACCCAACTTTCAGACAACGGAGTCGTCACCTCGGGTGGCCGGGTTTTAAACAGCTGTGCGTATGGTCCCACATTGGAGGAAAGTCTGAAAGCTGCCTATGACCACCTTAAAACGGTTTCTTTTGAGGGAATGCACTTTCGTCATGACATTGGAAAAAAAGGATTAAACAGGCTGATATGA
- a CDS encoding septum formation initiator family protein: MRIPDYLQKTLTAIARQFKYRPVLSTVVVVSVPLTWSLLFGDSGIYRRIDLEIENRKLRDAITLEIKRQDSLKVVIRKLKSDKRYLEEVARSRYGMVKPGETLYKIQVEEED, translated from the coding sequence ATGAGAATACCTGACTACCTTCAGAAAACCCTGACTGCCATTGCCCGGCAATTCAAATACCGCCCTGTCCTGTCAACTGTCGTGGTTGTGTCTGTTCCCCTGACATGGAGTTTGTTATTTGGTGACAGTGGTATTTACAGGCGGATTGACCTGGAAATTGAAAATCGTAAGCTGCGTGATGCGATCACCCTCGAGATAAAAAGGCAGGACTCACTGAAGGTGGTAATCAGAAAACTGAAATCCGATAAAAGATACCTTGAAGAAGTGGCCAGGAGCCGCTATGGCATGGTTAAACCAGGGGAGACGCTCTATAAAATTCAGGTAGAGGAAGAAGACTGA
- a CDS encoding ComF family protein: protein MKVYRKEGDLNSVLTTRLAGKLKTESITTLYWFQKNAAIQTLLHTLKYQYRPGIGEWLGEMLGEQLVSAGMTGPLWLIPVPIHPLKKIERGYNQAGLIARGVCRQLKNSVLLENLILKSSLRTSQTRLDRLSRWKNKQQDMELNSIESLAKFDSPHFLIIDDIITTGATIGQVGKLLSDALPASKLSVATIAVTE from the coding sequence ATGAAAGTCTACCGAAAAGAAGGGGATCTGAATTCGGTCCTCACAACCCGGTTAGCGGGTAAATTAAAAACAGAAAGTATCACCACCTTATACTGGTTTCAAAAAAATGCGGCCATTCAGACTCTGCTCCACACTTTAAAATATCAATACAGACCGGGCATTGGGGAATGGCTGGGTGAAATGCTGGGAGAACAATTGGTTTCTGCAGGTATGACCGGTCCACTTTGGTTGATACCGGTCCCCATCCATCCGCTGAAGAAGATTGAACGTGGTTATAATCAGGCTGGTCTGATCGCCCGGGGAGTCTGCCGCCAACTGAAGAACTCTGTTTTGCTCGAGAATCTGATTCTCAAATCGTCATTGCGCACTTCACAAACCAGGTTGGACCGTTTATCCCGCTGGAAAAACAAACAACAGGATATGGAATTGAATTCAATCGAATCATTGGCCAAATTTGACAGTCCGCATTTCCTCATTATTGACGATATTATCACTACCGGGGCCACCATCGGGCAGGTTGGCAAACTGCTGTCTGATGCGCTGCCTGCCTCAAAATTGTCCGTTGCCACCATCGCTGTAACAGAATAG
- a CDS encoding NAD-dependent epimerase/dehydratase family protein — translation MSRILVTGGAGFIGSHLTDAFIAAGHEVCVVDNLYSGFRHQVNSSARFIEMDIADRAIETIFLDFRPEVVVHQAAQMDVRKSVSDPMFDAKVNILGSINLLESCRKYEVRKVLFASTGGAIYGEQDYFPADENHPLRPVSPYGICKATVEKYLFYYHTVYGLSYISLRYGNIYGPKQNPHGEAGVIAIFAKKLLAGAQPVINGDGLQTRDYTFVGDVVKANLLALNHQGSGVFNVGTGHETTVNELFHLINSGLGTGANEVHAETKAGEQRRSVLSSAKIKSEMGWAPSTTLKDGLPETLRWFSETYRS, via the coding sequence ATGAGCAGAATTTTAGTGACCGGCGGTGCCGGATTTATTGGAAGTCACCTGACCGATGCATTTATCGCAGCCGGACATGAGGTTTGTGTGGTCGATAATCTGTACTCCGGATTTCGTCACCAGGTTAATTCTTCAGCCCGGTTTATTGAGATGGACATTGCCGACAGAGCCATCGAGACGATTTTTCTCGATTTCCGTCCGGAGGTTGTGGTTCATCAGGCGGCTCAGATGGATGTCAGGAAAAGTGTGTCCGACCCGATGTTTGATGCAAAGGTTAACATTCTGGGATCCATCAACCTGCTGGAATCATGTAGAAAATACGAAGTCCGTAAGGTTCTGTTTGCTTCGACTGGTGGGGCCATTTACGGAGAGCAGGATTACTTTCCGGCCGATGAAAACCATCCGCTCCGACCCGTTTCGCCCTATGGTATCTGCAAGGCGACCGTTGAAAAATACCTTTTCTACTATCACACCGTCTACGGACTTTCCTACATTTCACTCAGATATGGCAACATCTATGGTCCGAAGCAAAATCCCCATGGTGAAGCTGGTGTGATTGCCATCTTTGCGAAAAAATTGCTGGCAGGAGCACAACCGGTTATCAATGGCGACGGCCTGCAGACAAGAGACTATACATTTGTTGGCGATGTGGTGAAAGCAAACCTCCTGGCTCTGAATCATCAGGGGTCCGGAGTGTTCAATGTAGGCACGGGTCATGAGACCACGGTTAACGAATTGTTCCATCTGATCAACAGCGGTCTTGGAACCGGTGCCAACGAGGTTCATGCTGAAACAAAGGCCGGAGAACAGCGCCGATCCGTGCTTTCCAGTGCAAAAATCAAATCGGAAATGGGGTGGGCCCCATCCACCACGCTTAAAGATGGTTTGCCTGAAACCCTTCGCTGGTTTTCAGAAACTTATCGGTCATGA
- the eno gene encoding phosphopyruvate hydratase — protein MSLIDEIIAREVLDSRGNPTVEVEVITENEIVGRAIVPSGASTGEHEAVELRDGDPLRYMGKGVTKAVENVEDVISPELVGANVFDQVGIDNLMIDLDGTDNKAKLGANAILAVSMACARAAANELGVPLYRYLGGFNANTLPVPMMNIINGGAHADNNVDFQEFMIMPVGAPTFAEALRMGAETFHTLKSILKKKGYSTAVGDEGGFAPNLKANDEAVEVILEAIEKAGYKAGQDIFIALDPATSELWADGKYIFKKSDKRELTSEQMAKYWENWVNQYPIISIEDGLAENDWTGWKYFTDLVGKKVQLVGDDLFVTNPEILKRGIQKGVANSILIKVNQIGTLTETFEAIQMAHRAGYTTIISHRSGESEDTTIADIAVATNAGQIKTGSTSRTDRIAKYNQLLRIEQELGDSANYPGLEAFYNIRK, from the coding sequence ATTTCCCTGATTGACGAAATCATTGCCCGGGAAGTGCTGGATTCCCGCGGGAATCCGACTGTTGAAGTAGAAGTCATTACCGAGAATGAAATCGTTGGCCGTGCCATTGTGCCCAGCGGTGCGTCGACCGGTGAGCATGAAGCTGTTGAATTGCGCGATGGTGATCCGCTGCGTTACATGGGCAAAGGAGTCACTAAGGCAGTTGAGAACGTTGAAGATGTCATTTCACCTGAACTGGTTGGAGCCAATGTTTTTGATCAGGTCGGAATTGATAATCTGATGATTGATCTGGATGGGACCGATAATAAAGCCAAATTGGGTGCCAATGCCATTCTGGCTGTTTCAATGGCCTGTGCCCGTGCAGCTGCCAATGAATTAGGTGTTCCCCTCTATCGGTACCTGGGTGGATTTAACGCCAACACTCTGCCGGTTCCGATGATGAACATTATCAATGGTGGTGCCCATGCCGACAATAACGTGGATTTTCAGGAATTCATGATTATGCCTGTTGGTGCACCGACTTTTGCAGAAGCGCTCCGCATGGGTGCAGAAACCTTCCACACGCTGAAATCCATCCTGAAGAAAAAGGGATACTCCACCGCCGTTGGCGATGAAGGTGGCTTTGCTCCCAACCTGAAGGCCAATGATGAGGCTGTTGAAGTAATTCTGGAAGCCATCGAGAAAGCCGGATACAAAGCAGGTCAGGACATTTTCATTGCATTGGATCCTGCTACCTCCGAATTGTGGGCAGATGGCAAGTACATCTTCAAGAAATCGGATAAGCGTGAACTGACCAGTGAACAAATGGCCAAATACTGGGAAAATTGGGTAAATCAGTATCCGATCATTTCCATTGAGGATGGACTTGCTGAGAACGACTGGACAGGCTGGAAATATTTTACCGACCTCGTTGGCAAGAAAGTTCAGTTAGTGGGTGATGACCTGTTTGTTACCAATCCGGAAATTCTTAAACGTGGTATCCAAAAAGGCGTTGCCAACTCCATTCTGATTAAAGTTAACCAGATCGGCACGCTTACCGAAACGTTTGAAGCCATTCAGATGGCTCATCGTGCTGGATACACCACCATCATTTCCCATCGCAGTGGTGAATCTGAAGATACCACGATTGCTGATATTGCTGTGGCCACAAATGCTGGTCAGATTAAAACGGGTTCAACAAGCCGGACCGACCGGATTGCCAAGTATAATCAACTTCTGCGCATCGAGCAGGAACTTGGTGATTCTGCCAACTACCCCGGACTGGAAGCCTTTTACAATATCCGTAAATAA
- a CDS encoding ferredoxin family protein, whose amino-acid sequence MPYIICEPCVSTCDTACVEVCPVDCIQPAEGFDQKEGKQLYINPDECIDCGACEPECPVQAIFQIDEVPDKWKNYIEINANYFK is encoded by the coding sequence ATGCCCTATATCATTTGTGAACCCTGTGTAAGCACCTGCGACACGGCATGTGTCGAAGTATGTCCGGTCGATTGTATTCAGCCTGCTGAAGGTTTTGATCAGAAAGAGGGAAAGCAGTTATACATTAATCCGGATGAGTGTATTGATTGTGGTGCCTGCGAACCAGAATGCCCGGTTCAGGCCATTTTCCAGATTGACGAAGTTCCTGATAAGTGGAAAAACTACATTGAGATAAACGCTAACTATTTTAAGTAA
- a CDS encoding putative Ig domain-containing protein, which produces MTKFFLFSAVITSVATLSFSPIQAQKPGPGKGSLTYVKRGTEGDATYLRSVIESDKLFVVSQSKGVYTLKVHNGDSLTQISNNSAEVGLLTGGIAKNGDFLYITDNLNGILVFDTRGEKLEKLFSFKPVTEVWDVAVKGDILYAAEASAGLTSYQLNPDGSFTKLSNYKTVSRWSWAWRTQIVNDTLFVVDKEEGIKVFDISTPASPRYLSSFKTGGTPKDIIKSGSRLLVADGPEGLKVFTLNSAGFARLIESVPTRGDAQSILQSGKYFFLASGTDGIYILSYSATGSLTADFRTKEEGEIISITKLNENVFASSSEGILLYKYNSPPIIESISNQVVDENALLTFARKGFDPDGSKVIISAENLPEGAEWNIEQGTFTWTPTYEQSGRYRIYFAITEDTDAALYDVDTVTVVVNHVNRSPSLALVEPVTIPENKPFELVISSGTDPDREDEGKLVHFARQMPQGAAFDPATLKFSWTPTYEQSGNYPVQFGVNDPAGLEAVVTFNVTVTHVNRPPVLAEIGPKTVNENEGLPFIVKWSDPDKEDDGKLRMSTTALPEGASFDLVSGSFNWTPTFEQSGTYTIRFTVEDSDSDGAGIQSDSEEITITVNHVNRAPVLYLVKDQSTKENELLEFRLTGADPDVEDLGKLVFSGKDLPKGSELKDSTFIWTPDFFQAGTYTLNFKISDPSGLTAAQDMKMTVENVNRNPVIEPVNAVLDAKENSLFTYQFRITDPDKEKLTLTLLPLPAGATFDAEKQLFTWTPTYEQSGTYDLTLAAKDPLDGTDQVTFAISVANVNRFPVFADIPSQLVAENKPLMLTVTATDPDRQQVTLDITGLVQGMDFNVMTGSLNWTPDFEQAGSYTVTVTATDEEGAKTDKQVQITVSNVNRLPEFTPVEPVSVNENEALRLVIVAQDPDRQVLTYSSQDLPQGARLGSQDGVLEWTPTFEQAGPYTIQVKATDPEGGFSVLPVSVSVQNINRNPVLSDVKDISGDENQRISVTFKAADPDRQALTIRLDGELPAGATFDVKTLVFTWTPGYTQAGNYGPFTLTAVDPEGAQAEATFNLTVKNINRKPVLAVNGTRTVMAGEAIRLTATASDQDEETLSLGVKNNPAGSGFNPANGEFSWDSTLPGTYTIDFTVNDGIDTVTESVTITVNPKPVAPQGGGN; this is translated from the coding sequence ATGACTAAATTTTTCCTGTTCTCCGCTGTCATTACATCGGTGGCAACGTTATCATTTTCTCCGATTCAGGCACAGAAGCCCGGTCCTGGGAAAGGATCTCTCACCTATGTTAAAAGAGGTACTGAGGGGGATGCTACTTACCTTCGGTCGGTAATTGAGTCTGACAAACTATTTGTGGTTTCGCAAAGTAAAGGGGTCTACACCCTGAAAGTCCACAATGGCGACAGCCTGACACAGATTTCGAACAATTCTGCCGAAGTTGGTCTGTTAACAGGGGGCATTGCAAAAAATGGTGATTTCCTCTACATCACTGACAACTTGAATGGAATTCTGGTCTTTGACACCCGTGGTGAAAAATTGGAAAAGCTTTTCAGTTTTAAACCGGTGACAGAAGTATGGGATGTCGCAGTTAAAGGAGATATTCTCTATGCAGCAGAAGCCTCCGCCGGACTGACCAGTTATCAGCTGAATCCGGATGGATCCTTTACCAAATTAAGCAACTATAAAACGGTTTCTCGGTGGTCCTGGGCCTGGAGAACACAGATTGTTAACGATACCCTTTTTGTGGTTGATAAGGAAGAAGGAATCAAGGTATTCGATATCTCCACGCCTGCTTCCCCACGATATCTTTCTTCATTTAAAACCGGTGGTACACCGAAAGATATCATCAAATCAGGATCCCGGCTTTTGGTGGCAGACGGACCGGAAGGATTAAAGGTTTTCACCCTGAATTCCGCAGGATTTGCCCGTTTGATTGAATCAGTTCCAACCCGCGGGGATGCTCAATCGATCCTGCAGTCAGGGAAGTACTTCTTTCTTGCCAGCGGGACCGATGGTATCTATATCCTCTCCTACTCAGCAACTGGAAGTCTGACTGCCGATTTCCGGACAAAGGAAGAGGGTGAAATCATTTCAATCACCAAACTTAACGAGAATGTGTTCGCCTCGAGCAGCGAAGGAATTCTTCTTTACAAGTATAACTCACCTCCAATTATTGAAAGCATTTCGAATCAGGTGGTTGATGAAAACGCTCTTTTAACTTTTGCAAGAAAAGGATTTGATCCTGATGGCTCAAAGGTGATTATCTCTGCAGAAAACCTTCCTGAAGGAGCAGAATGGAACATTGAGCAAGGAACTTTTACGTGGACACCTACCTACGAACAATCGGGAAGGTACCGCATCTACTTTGCTATCACCGAAGATACAGATGCCGCTTTGTATGACGTTGATACAGTCACGGTTGTTGTCAACCATGTGAACCGTTCCCCTTCACTTGCATTGGTTGAACCTGTAACCATTCCTGAAAACAAACCATTTGAATTGGTAATCAGTTCAGGTACAGACCCTGACCGGGAAGACGAAGGAAAGCTCGTTCATTTTGCAAGACAGATGCCACAGGGAGCAGCATTTGACCCTGCCACATTGAAATTTTCATGGACACCTACCTACGAACAATCCGGTAACTACCCGGTTCAGTTTGGTGTAAATGATCCAGCAGGTCTTGAAGCGGTCGTCACCTTTAATGTGACGGTTACCCATGTCAATCGTCCTCCTGTACTGGCTGAGATTGGCCCCAAGACTGTAAATGAAAATGAAGGCCTCCCATTTATCGTTAAGTGGTCTGATCCTGATAAGGAGGATGATGGTAAACTACGGATGTCGACGACTGCTTTGCCCGAAGGAGCCTCATTTGATCTTGTATCCGGTTCGTTTAACTGGACTCCCACCTTTGAACAATCAGGAACTTACACAATTCGTTTTACAGTAGAAGATTCAGATTCGGATGGAGCTGGTATTCAATCAGATTCAGAAGAAATCACCATAACTGTTAACCATGTTAACCGCGCACCGGTGCTTTACCTTGTAAAAGATCAGAGTACTAAGGAAAATGAACTGCTGGAATTCAGGTTAACCGGGGCTGATCCGGATGTTGAAGATCTGGGCAAACTGGTTTTCTCAGGAAAAGACCTTCCGAAAGGATCTGAGCTTAAGGATTCTACCTTTATCTGGACACCAGATTTCTTCCAGGCGGGCACCTATACTCTTAATTTTAAAATTTCCGATCCCAGCGGGCTTACAGCCGCTCAGGACATGAAAATGACGGTTGAGAACGTCAACCGTAATCCGGTAATTGAACCAGTTAATGCAGTTCTTGATGCGAAAGAAAATTCACTCTTCACTTATCAGTTCAGAATTACCGACCCTGACAAGGAAAAATTAACTCTTACCCTGTTACCTCTTCCTGCAGGGGCCACTTTTGATGCAGAAAAGCAGTTATTTACCTGGACGCCAACTTATGAACAATCCGGCACCTATGATTTAACTCTGGCTGCCAAAGACCCTCTTGATGGAACCGACCAGGTTACCTTTGCCATTTCGGTTGCCAATGTGAATCGTTTCCCTGTTTTTGCCGACATCCCTTCCCAACTGGTCGCCGAGAACAAACCGTTAATGCTAACGGTTACCGCAACCGATCCGGACAGACAGCAAGTCACTCTCGACATTACCGGACTGGTACAGGGAATGGACTTTAATGTCATGACAGGTTCCTTAAACTGGACACCTGATTTTGAGCAGGCCGGTTCCTACACCGTTACGGTAACTGCCACCGATGAAGAAGGAGCCAAAACAGATAAGCAGGTTCAGATTACGGTTTCAAACGTTAACCGTCTGCCTGAATTCACTCCTGTTGAACCTGTATCGGTAAACGAAAATGAAGCACTTCGGCTGGTAATTGTTGCCCAGGATCCTGATCGTCAGGTATTGACCTATTCTTCTCAGGATCTACCTCAGGGTGCCCGGCTCGGTTCACAGGATGGGGTTCTGGAATGGACTCCCACCTTCGAACAGGCAGGTCCGTATACCATCCAGGTAAAAGCAACAGATCCGGAAGGCGGATTTTCGGTTCTGCCCGTCAGCGTTTCAGTTCAGAATATTAACCGGAATCCCGTGCTTAGTGATGTGAAGGATATCTCCGGCGATGAGAACCAACGCATTTCGGTAACTTTTAAAGCAGCCGATCCAGACCGGCAAGCGCTCACCATCCGTCTTGATGGCGAATTACCTGCTGGTGCTACTTTCGATGTAAAAACACTGGTTTTCACATGGACCCCTGGATATACTCAGGCAGGCAACTACGGGCCGTTTACACTGACCGCTGTTGATCCTGAAGGCGCCCAGGCTGAGGCCACTTTCAATCTGACAGTGAAGAACATCAATCGTAAACCTGTTCTTGCCGTGAACGGAACAAGAACGGTTATGGCTGGTGAAGCGATTCGCCTTACTGCCACTGCCTCCGATCAGGATGAAGAGACCCTCTCGCTTGGTGTTAAAAACAATCCGGCCGGATCAGGATTTAATCCGGCTAACGGAGAGTTCAGCTGGGATAGCACGCTGCCGGGGACCTATACCATTGATTTCACAGTTAATGATGGTATCGATACTGTTACGGAATCGGTAACCATCACCGTGAATCCGAAGCCGGTTGCACCTCAGGGTGGAGGAAACTGA
- the pta gene encoding phosphate acetyltransferase encodes MSVIDQITQKAKGYNQRIAFPEATEPRTLKAVSILTDQSICRCILVGNHNEIQKAATENGIQLSSRISIIDPSSSDRNSDYTNEFFNLRKAKGQTHEQARERMKDPLFFAAMMVRRGDADGAVAGAITTTADVLRAGIQVIGLREGNRTVSSVFLMNLPGGKVVTYGDCAVVPYPDAAQLADIAIASADTHQALTGEIPKVAMLSFSTKGSAAHEAVTKVTDALALVTKMRPGLAVDGELQFDAAWVAAVGQRKAPGSEVAGKANVFVFPNLDAGNIGYKITERVGGADAIGPIIQGLAKPLNDLSRGCKAEDIVTVAAVCAVKAKENR; translated from the coding sequence ATGTCAGTTATAGATCAGATCACCCAAAAAGCCAAAGGTTACAATCAGCGAATCGCCTTTCCTGAGGCCACCGAACCGCGAACACTGAAGGCAGTATCCATTCTCACAGACCAATCGATTTGCAGGTGCATTCTGGTCGGCAACCATAATGAAATTCAGAAGGCCGCCACTGAAAATGGCATCCAGTTGTCTTCCCGGATTTCCATTATTGATCCGTCTTCAAGCGATCGAAACTCCGATTATACTAATGAGTTCTTTAACCTAAGAAAGGCAAAAGGGCAGACGCATGAACAGGCCCGTGAGAGAATGAAGGATCCTTTATTCTTTGCAGCCATGATGGTGCGTCGGGGTGATGCAGACGGTGCTGTTGCAGGAGCCATCACAACAACAGCAGATGTGCTTCGTGCAGGTATTCAGGTCATTGGACTTAGAGAAGGAAACCGCACGGTTTCCTCTGTTTTTCTGATGAATTTACCCGGTGGAAAAGTGGTAACCTACGGAGATTGCGCAGTCGTTCCGTACCCTGATGCCGCTCAACTGGCTGATATTGCGATTGCCTCTGCAGACACCCACCAGGCCCTCACAGGTGAAATCCCCAAGGTGGCCATGCTTTCCTTTTCCACAAAGGGAAGTGCAGCTCATGAGGCGGTCACCAAGGTTACCGATGCTCTTGCTTTGGTCACAAAAATGCGTCCCGGGCTGGCCGTGGATGGCGAGTTACAATTCGATGCGGCATGGGTGGCCGCTGTTGGTCAGCGGAAGGCACCAGGATCTGAAGTAGCAGGGAAGGCCAACGTGTTTGTTTTTCCGAACCTCGATGCAGGAAATATCGGTTATAAAATCACCGAACGTGTGGGTGGGGCCGATGCCATTGGACCCATTATTCAGGGGCTTGCAAAACCGTTGAATGACCTGTCGAGGGGATGCAAGGCGGAAGACATTGTTACTGTTGCTGCCGTTTGTGCAGTAAAAGCCAAGGAAAACAGATAG